The genomic DNA GGTTGGCATCCGGTCCGTCACCGAGCCGATCGACACGGCGACGCCGATGGGGCGCACCGTGTTCGCCATCCTCGCCGGCATGGCGGAATCGGAGCGCTTCACGATCCGGGACCGGACCGCAGGCGGGAAGCTCGCCAAGGCCGGCCGGGGCGGCTTCGCTGGGGGCCGGGTCCCCTACGGCTACGCGACCGACCGAGCCGGCGGCCTTGTCATCGTTCCGGAGCAGGCGGCGATCGTCCGGCGCATCTTCCGAGAGCGGGGGCGCGGCAAGCGCCCGCGGGCGACCCTCCAGGCGATCGCCGAGGGGCTGAACCGCGACGGCATCTCCTCTCCGACCGGCCGCCGGTGGCGGCACGATACGGTCGGCTACGTCCTCGACAACCCGAAGTACCGCGGGGCGGTCGAGTACCTGTTCACTTGGACCGGCGCCGAGCAGCACGTGCTCCAGCCGGGCGCCCATGAGGCGATCATCCTTTGACCGCACGCCCCGACTTCACCCCGGCCGACGCGGACCGGGCGCTTCGCCATGCGCAGCGCCTCCAGCGCGACCCGGCGGCCCAGGCCTACGGCGACCACCTCCGCCGACAGGGCCTGATCCCGGGGCGGATCCGGCTCCCGGCCGAGACCCCGTACGACGAGGCCAAGGCCGGCGAGTTCGAGGTCCGCCGCTCCATGGCGATGAGGAACGCCCGGCCATGCTGCTGAAGCGCCTCGTCCTCCGCTGGCTGCTCAGCACGCGCCCAGCTGGCCCCGCGCCGGCCCGCGTCCACCGCGGCGAGCACGAGCTGTCCGTCGGCGCCGCGAACCTCGGCGCGCCGGCCGGCCCGATCGCGAAGCTCTCTCGCGAGGACGCTGAGCGCCTGCTCGGCTTTCCGGTGAGGATCCTGCGCTGATGCCCCGCCTCTGCGCTGCCATCCTGCTCGCCGGCATCGCCGCGGCGGCCCTGCGCCCGCGCCGGCCTGCCTCCTTCGTGCTGGTCCGGCCTGCCGTCCCCGACGACGTGCGCGTCATGGCCGAGCGCCTGACACTCATGTTCGGCGACATGCCGTCCCGGGCGGTGCACTGATGCGCGGAATCGTCGGCTTCCGGCACGTCGCCGGCATCCTCCTGGTGCTCGTCGCGGGCTGGGCCTGGGTGTGGGTGTTCGACCGCCCCGCGCAGGCAGCGTCTTGCTGCGGCGGACCTGAGATCAGGCACGAAACAGGCCCATGAGCCAGTTCCAGCCCGGCCAGTCCGGCAACCCTGGCGGCCGCCCAAAAGCGTCGGCCAAGGTGCGCGACCTCGCCCGCGCGCATACCGAGACAGCTCTGCAAGTCCTCATCGACATCGCGACCGCCGGTGAGAGCGAGGCCGCGCGGGTGGCGGCCGCCAACGCCATCCTGGATCGCGGCTACGGCAAGCCGACCCAGCCCATCGACGGCGATGGCGAGGGCGGTGCGATCCCGACCG from Methylobacterium oryzae includes the following:
- a CDS encoding DUF5681 domain-containing protein; this translates as MSQFQPGQSGNPGGRPKASAKVRDLARAHTETALQVLIDIATAGESEAARVAAANAILDRGYGKPTQPIDGDGEGGAIPTGMTVTFIRPGQPPDAG
- a CDS encoding recombinase family protein translates to MAYLRVSTDEQAAHGFGLETQERALRAFAESQAYELVAVITDAGVSGATRPADRAGFGEVLQLAADGKFSVLLVYRFDRLAREIRYAVTTVADLAETHEVGIRSVTEPIDTATPMGRTVFAILAGMAESERFTIRDRTAGGKLAKAGRGGFAGGRVPYGYATDRAGGLVIVPEQAAIVRRIFRERGRGKRPRATLQAIAEGLNRDGISSPTGRRWRHDTVGYVLDNPKYRGAVEYLFTWTGAEQHVLQPGAHEAIIL